In the genome of Xanthomonas translucens pv. cerealis, one region contains:
- a CDS encoding acyl-CoA dehydrogenase family protein: MSIHLPKFFSRDVGEKILSSLENWKDSESLHDPLVWRKTIPELASLDYKSNLPEQLGPLNTRELMEAFKFFGRISLDLRDVPGLGHGRVFLASKKQNRFRLQLEEISTGRSFAAICITEEGGGSDLHAIKTTASRTADGYELNGQKKYVARLRQSDVFIVFANVKGVDQGLTAFMIEESNPGVRVADIEAMGLRGISWGQLDLDRVRVPAKNRIGGEGQGFSIFSTHFSFWRCAMAAAAIGAAEKALDKAKERLRTRSAFSGPIGRFTHLQQDFAKHASRLHMAWLLTQNTARRIELKQYSYVDAAMAKAESVEASLAAVQWSMLVHGAYGYSADAHLEKSLRDLLGLRIADGTTDVLRGQVARGILGEELYSLSIGRDVNLFSPARERQLW, translated from the coding sequence ATGAGTATTCATCTTCCAAAATTCTTCAGCAGGGACGTCGGCGAAAAAATACTTTCCAGTCTGGAAAATTGGAAGGACAGTGAAAGTTTGCATGATCCTTTAGTCTGGCGTAAGACTATTCCAGAACTCGCCTCATTGGACTACAAGAGCAACCTGCCAGAACAACTGGGCCCATTAAATACCCGTGAACTGATGGAAGCCTTTAAATTCTTTGGGCGCATCAGCCTTGATCTGCGAGACGTTCCAGGTCTAGGACATGGAAGAGTATTTCTCGCATCAAAGAAGCAAAACAGATTTAGGCTCCAACTCGAAGAAATATCTACTGGAAGGAGTTTTGCTGCAATCTGTATAACTGAGGAAGGTGGTGGCTCTGATCTGCATGCCATAAAAACAACTGCGTCACGTACTGCCGACGGCTACGAACTGAATGGGCAGAAAAAATATGTCGCTCGCCTCCGGCAGTCAGATGTTTTTATAGTATTTGCTAATGTGAAAGGCGTCGATCAAGGCCTGACCGCTTTCATGATAGAGGAATCAAATCCTGGGGTCAGGGTGGCAGACATCGAAGCCATGGGTCTTCGCGGTATATCTTGGGGACAGCTCGATCTAGATAGGGTACGAGTACCGGCTAAAAACCGAATAGGAGGAGAAGGACAAGGGTTTAGCATCTTCTCCACACATTTTTCGTTCTGGCGCTGCGCAATGGCTGCAGCAGCAATAGGTGCCGCGGAAAAAGCGTTAGATAAAGCAAAAGAGAGATTGCGAACGCGCTCCGCGTTTTCCGGGCCAATTGGAAGGTTTACCCATTTGCAACAAGATTTTGCAAAACATGCATCGCGACTGCATATGGCTTGGCTGCTAACCCAGAATACGGCGCGTCGCATCGAACTCAAGCAGTATAGCTATGTAGATGCGGCAATGGCTAAAGCAGAGAGCGTAGAAGCCTCCCTCGCAGCCGTCCAATGGAGCATGCTTGTGCATGGCGCATATGGATATTCTGCTGACGCTCACCTAGAAAAATCACTACGAGACTTACTTGGGCTGCGGATTGCAGATGGCACTACCGATGTTCTTCGGGGACAAGTCGCAAGAGGAATCTTGGGCGAAGAATTATATTCTTTGTCTATCGGGCGAGACGTTAATTTATTTTCACCAGCACGGGAGCGGCAACTATGGTAA
- a CDS encoding acyltransferase: MIGRGAKIRSGALLCSGACIGENSIIGHNVVIRARVKIGANSVISHFVCLERDATIGDSVRISALTHITGNCLIGDNVQIGARVVTVNDNEMRWRVGEVLRAPKILSGARVGSGTTLLGNVTIGENAFIGAGSVVTRDIPPGTLAYGNPAYVQGDRPRGDWIAGASKSIPEDKRDF, encoded by the coding sequence ATGATAGGGCGAGGAGCAAAAATAAGATCAGGGGCGCTATTGTGCTCGGGTGCTTGCATAGGAGAAAATTCCATCATCGGGCACAACGTCGTTATTCGCGCCCGAGTCAAAATAGGCGCTAATAGCGTGATTTCACATTTTGTGTGCCTAGAGCGAGACGCCACGATCGGGGACAGCGTCAGAATCTCGGCGCTCACACATATTACCGGGAATTGCTTGATTGGAGATAACGTGCAAATTGGTGCAAGAGTGGTAACAGTCAACGATAACGAAATGCGATGGCGCGTTGGAGAAGTATTGCGGGCACCTAAAATACTATCGGGAGCAAGAGTTGGAAGCGGGACAACTCTGTTAGGTAACGTTACGATTGGCGAAAACGCCTTTATCGGTGCAGGCTCAGTTGTTACGCGAGATATCCCGCCTGGAACGCTTGCCTATGGAAATCCAGCATACGTCCAGGGTGATCGTCCCCGGGGGGATTGGATCGCGGGCGCAAGTAAATCAATTCCAGAAGATAAAAGGGATTTCTAA
- a CDS encoding NUDIX hydrolase, with product MTTIGVFANILNERQEVLCVQRNYPPYGWTVPGGTLEDGESPEDGVIREVFEETGYRVVVENLVGIYSAPFKSDLVIYFMCQIVAREAWQPNSEIAAVDFFSVENLPSPMKNNTRIRILDAHAGRTGVWKTFSKEEHS from the coding sequence ATGACAACGATTGGAGTTTTTGCAAACATTTTAAATGAGCGGCAGGAAGTTCTCTGTGTTCAGAGGAACTACCCGCCATATGGCTGGACCGTCCCAGGAGGCACGCTTGAAGATGGAGAGTCACCCGAAGACGGGGTTATCAGGGAGGTTTTCGAGGAGACGGGTTACCGAGTTGTCGTTGAAAATCTTGTGGGCATCTATTCAGCGCCCTTCAAGTCGGATCTTGTTATTTATTTCATGTGCCAGATAGTTGCTAGAGAAGCCTGGCAACCGAATTCGGAAATTGCTGCAGTCGATTTCTTTTCGGTAGAGAATCTCCCCTCCCCCATGAAAAACAATACACGGATCAGAATACTAGATGCCCACGCCGGAAGAACTGGCGTGTGGAAGACCTTCTCTAAAGAAGAGCATTCTTGA
- a CDS encoding HAD-IA family hydrolase: MKNYSGRSVVCFDIGNVLVELGPPIESWLEPSDASKFKALLHDYSIGNVGSSSFFQNLNAISRHQINEIPVENWFTEKRLVGPFAGAAKLLSKLADQKVEIYLFSNTNETHWNHVKTYLLAHDRAFLSFLMKKKKPDAEAFKHVERSIRAYGKDIIFFDDSPANIEVANRIGWNGYLAVGKNPIEGVKKILKELHRMDV; encoded by the coding sequence ATGAAAAATTATTCAGGGAGAAGCGTCGTCTGCTTCGATATTGGCAATGTCCTAGTTGAGTTGGGGCCACCAATTGAATCATGGCTTGAACCGAGCGACGCCTCGAAGTTTAAGGCACTTCTTCATGATTACAGTATCGGCAACGTAGGCTCGAGTTCTTTTTTCCAGAATCTAAATGCGATCAGCAGGCATCAAATTAACGAAATTCCTGTCGAGAACTGGTTCACAGAAAAGAGATTGGTCGGCCCTTTTGCCGGGGCGGCAAAACTGTTATCGAAATTGGCCGACCAAAAGGTAGAAATCTATCTTTTCTCCAACACAAACGAAACTCACTGGAATCATGTAAAAACTTATTTGCTTGCTCATGACCGTGCTTTTTTATCTTTTTTGATGAAGAAGAAGAAACCAGATGCTGAAGCTTTTAAGCATGTGGAGCGCTCAATACGCGCATACGGGAAGGACATTATTTTCTTTGATGATTCACCGGCCAATATCGAAGTGGCTAATCGCATTGGGTGGAATGGGTATTTGGCGGTCGGAAAAAACCCCATTGAAGGGGTTAAAAAAATCCTCAAAGAGCTTCATCGAATGGATGTTTAA
- a CDS encoding MFS transporter, with the protein MNAGALAHKRFLAMSAILLGVAVAILDASMVNTALPRIAAQLGIPSADSIFVVSAYQVSMVASLLLFSALGDIFGYKVIYIIGTIAFSISALACSAVFSFDYLVLIRAIQGLGGGAMAGVNIAIMRGMYPAHLFGRAVGTSALVVALSFCAGPLISSLILSYGSWSLIFVLNFLIGATACLLATIFLPSRPHKNLSCVPWMDLLVIMAGLFLIAFSVSALGVSRYGKTRFIISATTCCLGIGIILWNPGSFKKFLPNPYSKKIFIVASFITLLAYMAQGATLISLPFFFSAASVGRLSGTVSAMVFWSLFSGFFSYFSGRASDVLNSAHLLVMGLFIMSIGIAFLAAVGAIQPMWLASLCAAMAGAGFGIFQTPNLKLLLSYSSAQESGRSNGVLATVRLLGQMIGGVIAAAFLSLNSQQGARWALIASSLCAFLACGLANLQRETKP; encoded by the coding sequence GTGAACGCTGGAGCATTGGCTCACAAGAGATTTTTAGCCATGTCGGCAATTCTTCTAGGGGTTGCTGTGGCCATTCTTGATGCATCGATGGTCAATACGGCGCTGCCTCGGATTGCTGCTCAATTGGGAATTCCGAGTGCAGATTCAATTTTTGTTGTTAGCGCCTACCAAGTTTCCATGGTGGCTTCGCTTCTGCTTTTTTCGGCACTCGGTGACATTTTTGGTTATAAAGTTATTTATATAATAGGAACGATTGCATTCTCGATCTCGGCATTGGCCTGTTCCGCTGTTTTTTCTTTTGATTACCTTGTATTGATTCGGGCAATTCAAGGACTGGGAGGTGGTGCGATGGCAGGGGTTAATATTGCCATTATGAGAGGGATGTATCCAGCTCACCTCTTCGGCAGGGCGGTCGGAACAAGCGCACTGGTGGTGGCCCTATCATTCTGTGCTGGCCCGTTGATTTCTTCATTGATTCTGTCTTATGGCTCTTGGTCGCTGATTTTCGTCTTGAATTTTTTAATTGGAGCGACTGCCTGCTTGCTTGCGACCATTTTTCTGCCAAGCCGTCCGCATAAAAATTTGAGTTGCGTTCCTTGGATGGATTTATTGGTCATCATGGCAGGGCTCTTTCTCATTGCTTTCTCGGTTTCCGCGCTGGGAGTAAGTCGCTACGGAAAGACCAGATTCATAATTAGCGCAACGACTTGCTGCCTTGGTATCGGAATTATCCTGTGGAATCCAGGTTCTTTTAAAAAATTTCTCCCTAATCCCTATAGCAAAAAAATATTTATTGTGGCGTCATTTATAACGCTGCTTGCATATATGGCCCAGGGGGCCACGCTGATCTCATTGCCCTTCTTTTTCTCCGCGGCAAGCGTTGGAAGGTTGTCTGGGACGGTCTCTGCAATGGTTTTTTGGTCTTTGTTTTCTGGTTTTTTTTCATACTTCTCGGGGCGCGCTTCGGATGTATTGAATTCGGCTCATTTGCTAGTGATGGGTTTGTTTATTATGTCTATCGGGATAGCGTTTCTGGCTGCTGTGGGTGCGATACAACCTATGTGGCTTGCGTCGTTATGTGCAGCTATGGCAGGAGCCGGCTTTGGTATATTTCAAACGCCTAACCTAAAACTGCTGCTGAGCTACAGTTCCGCGCAAGAAAGCGGAAGATCCAACGGCGTTCTAGCTACCGTCAGGTTGCTAGGCCAAATGATTGGTGGCGTCATCGCAGCCGCTTTCCTGAGTCTTAACTCCCAGCAAGGGGCTCGCTGGGCCCTGATCGCAAGTTCCTTGTGCGCATTTCTTGCCTGTGGCCTCGCCAATTTACAGAGGGAAACCAAACCGTAG
- a CDS encoding AlpA family transcriptional regulator produces the protein MLQTPVLQPNERRILRLSEVEAKSGFKRAHIYNLMKKRQFPQARRLGVRAVGWDSVEIDQWIAERLNNRT, from the coding sequence ATGTTGCAAACACCGGTACTGCAACCGAACGAGCGCCGCATCCTGCGGCTCAGTGAAGTCGAAGCGAAGTCTGGTTTCAAGCGCGCTCACATCTACAACCTGATGAAAAAGCGTCAGTTCCCACAGGCGCGGCGCCTCGGCGTACGGGCTGTGGGCTGGGATTCGGTCGAGATCGATCAGTGGATCGCCGAACGCCTCAATAACCGAACCTGA
- a CDS encoding ParA family protein, whose protein sequence is MQVVSIISTKGGVGKTTTAANLGGLAADAGLRVLLLDLDVQPTLSSYYELAHRAPCGIYELLAFNERDLGRLVSRTIIAGLDLVLSNDHRGELNTLLLHAPDGRLRLRHMLPALAPLYDLVLIDTQGARSVLLEMAVLASNLALSPVTPEILAARELRRGTMQLLEDIAPYRHLGIEPPPLHLLINRVHSVSINARLIQQALRDLFQNHAGIRVLGTNVPAIEAYPRAATRGLPVHRVEHRQPPGRIAPAALDTMRTLAGELFPEWQDKFIQVSGRPARPLETGRPHGERT, encoded by the coding sequence ATGCAGGTTGTATCCATCATCTCGACCAAGGGCGGCGTTGGCAAAACGACCACGGCCGCCAATCTCGGCGGGCTCGCCGCAGACGCGGGACTGCGCGTGTTGCTGCTCGACCTCGACGTGCAGCCCACGCTTTCCTCTTATTATGAACTGGCCCACCGCGCACCCTGCGGCATCTATGAGTTGCTGGCCTTCAATGAACGCGACCTCGGCCGACTCGTGTCCCGCACCATCATCGCAGGTCTGGACTTGGTGCTCTCGAATGACCATCGAGGTGAACTGAACACCTTGCTCTTGCATGCTCCAGATGGACGCCTGCGGCTGCGCCACATGCTGCCGGCGCTGGCACCACTTTATGACCTGGTGCTGATCGATACGCAGGGCGCGCGTTCGGTGCTGCTGGAGATGGCAGTGTTGGCCTCCAACCTAGCACTGTCGCCCGTCACTCCGGAAATCCTTGCGGCCCGTGAGTTGCGGCGTGGCACCATGCAGTTGCTGGAGGACATCGCTCCGTATCGACACCTCGGCATCGAACCGCCTCCGCTGCACCTGCTTATCAATCGAGTCCATTCCGTATCCATCAACGCGCGGCTGATCCAACAGGCGCTGCGCGACCTGTTTCAAAACCATGCTGGCATTCGCGTGCTGGGTACCAACGTGCCAGCCATTGAAGCCTATCCCCGCGCCGCTACCCGTGGTCTGCCGGTGCATCGCGTCGAGCATCGCCAGCCACCGGGCAGAATTGCGCCCGCCGCGCTCGACACCATGCGCACGCTCGCCGGGGAGCTGTTCCCTGAGTGGCAAGACAAATTTATCCAAGTCTCCGGCCGTCCAGCGCGTCCTCTTGAAACTGGGAGGCCCCATGGCGAACGTACATGA
- a CDS encoding ParB family protein — protein MAEISSQDMAGKLLAAGFERCGPSVTALSDPIADTPMVVTLDQLRPYDHDPRMKRNPAYEEIKASIRERGLDAAPAITRRPGDEHYIIRNGGNTRLAILRELWTETKDERFFRISCLFRPWPARGEIVALTGHLAENELRGGLTFIERALGVEKAREFYEEESGATLSQSELARRLAADGYPVQQSHISRMADAVRYLLPAIPTVLYGGLGRHQVERLSVMRKACERTWQYYAKSRSLPLNFDNFFQEVLSQFDIQADEFAPQRVQDELIGQMSELLGVNYDVLALDLNESESRHRALVSQPTPPSAPPALPEPGAIARPPVEPAPSTDTPSPPTTRSAGDPITCENDTDAGKASAGNPAAAAGELLQDHIVSPAPTTERLQSIQRMIAEQLGDAVPPDFSANVLQSIPVQAGGLYPISDVWYIEPGLDAPDRLRIHIAQFAREIAGEADLDEFIEDRPDGIGFACRAQAPWQLEHAVLALLGSLAGQQPADAGPNEQLVTDLPTLLHGQGDFTRRLSDTALVKLFRLLRLARRLLDLEAGATAPDS, from the coding sequence ATGGCTGAGATATCCTCCCAGGACATGGCCGGCAAGCTGCTTGCAGCCGGGTTCGAGCGCTGCGGTCCATCGGTCACGGCCTTGAGCGACCCGATTGCCGATACACCGATGGTCGTGACGCTGGACCAGCTGCGGCCCTACGACCACGACCCGCGAATGAAGCGCAACCCAGCCTATGAAGAAATCAAGGCGTCCATCCGCGAACGCGGCCTGGATGCAGCACCTGCTATCACGCGCCGTCCGGGCGACGAGCACTACATCATTCGTAATGGTGGCAACACGCGGCTCGCGATCCTACGTGAACTCTGGACAGAGACGAAGGACGAGCGCTTCTTCCGTATTTCGTGCCTTTTCCGGCCCTGGCCTGCGCGCGGAGAAATCGTCGCGCTGACCGGACACCTCGCCGAGAATGAGCTGCGCGGCGGCCTCACGTTCATCGAGCGCGCCTTGGGCGTCGAAAAAGCCCGCGAGTTCTATGAAGAGGAAAGCGGCGCCACGCTGAGCCAGTCCGAACTAGCCCGCCGCCTCGCTGCCGACGGCTATCCCGTACAGCAGTCGCACATAAGCCGCATGGCCGATGCAGTGCGCTACCTACTACCTGCGATTCCGACCGTGCTCTATGGAGGCTTGGGCCGTCATCAGGTCGAGCGGCTTTCGGTCATGCGCAAGGCCTGCGAGCGCACCTGGCAGTATTACGCCAAAAGTCGCTCCCTTCCATTGAACTTCGACAATTTCTTTCAGGAGGTGCTGTCGCAGTTCGACATCCAGGCGGACGAATTTGCTCCTCAGCGGGTGCAGGACGAACTGATCGGCCAGATGTCAGAGCTGCTGGGCGTCAATTACGATGTGCTGGCCTTGGACCTGAATGAATCCGAGAGCCGCCACCGTGCGCTGGTTAGCCAACCGACGCCGCCGTCGGCACCGCCCGCATTGCCTGAGCCTGGAGCCATCGCGCGACCGCCTGTCGAACCGGCGCCGTCCACCGATACTCCTTCGCCACCTACAACGCGGTCAGCGGGCGACCCCATCACGTGCGAAAATGATACGGACGCTGGCAAAGCATCCGCCGGAAACCCTGCAGCAGCAGCTGGAGAGCTGCTGCAAGACCATATCGTCTCGCCGGCACCAACGACAGAGCGGCTCCAGTCCATCCAACGGATGATCGCGGAGCAGTTGGGCGATGCGGTACCGCCGGACTTCTCAGCCAACGTATTGCAGTCCATCCCAGTACAGGCCGGTGGCCTCTATCCCATCTCCGACGTCTGGTACATCGAACCCGGCCTGGACGCGCCAGACCGGCTACGCATCCATATCGCGCAGTTCGCGCGCGAGATCGCCGGCGAGGCGGACTTGGACGAGTTCATCGAGGACCGTCCCGACGGCATCGGGTTCGCATGTCGCGCCCAGGCACCCTGGCAGCTTGAACATGCCGTGCTGGCGTTGCTGGGATCTCTAGCCGGTCAGCAGCCGGCCGATGCCGGCCCCAACGAGCAACTCGTCACCGATCTGCCGACACTGCTACACGGTCAAGGCGACTTCACCAGGCGATTGAGCGATACCGCGCTGGTCAAGCTGTTCCGGTTGCTGCGGTTGGCCCGACGCCTGCTGGATCTGGAAGCCGGTGCCACGGCTCCCGATTCTTGA
- a CDS encoding DUF2857 domain-containing protein, translating to MSAPHPLNQAVIAQALYDLRNGQLRRCKSMGFGEEELDALKHPVLISVLANASVSWCSVTVNREVLLRLLKQAKDVEKEIATVDRMLRLAASTEMVSRFYGLTHQEVALRREVLGLPKRKGRHAVLDEAQDTELWRQWKAVTSSRHVDMEDESSILDAAMDLAEAMSLPLSVVWATIKNWIDQGLG from the coding sequence ATGTCTGCACCCCACCCCCTCAACCAAGCTGTCATCGCCCAGGCACTCTACGACCTGCGCAATGGGCAACTGCGTCGTTGCAAATCCATGGGATTCGGTGAGGAAGAGCTGGATGCGCTCAAGCACCCGGTGCTGATAAGCGTACTGGCAAACGCCAGCGTCTCGTGGTGTTCCGTGACGGTCAACCGCGAAGTGCTCCTTCGGCTGCTCAAGCAGGCGAAGGACGTGGAGAAGGAAATCGCCACGGTTGATCGCATGCTCAGGCTGGCAGCAAGTACGGAGATGGTGAGCCGCTTCTACGGTCTGACCCACCAGGAGGTCGCCCTTCGCCGCGAAGTCCTCGGCCTGCCCAAACGCAAGGGGCGCCATGCCGTTTTAGACGAAGCCCAGGACACGGAGCTGTGGCGGCAGTGGAAGGCCGTGACCAGCAGCAGACACGTCGATATGGAGGACGAGTCCTCGATTCTCGATGCGGCCATGGACTTGGCAGAAGCCATGTCACTGCCGCTTTCGGTGGTGTGGGCCACGATCAAAAACTGGATCGACCAAGGATTGGGATGA
- a CDS encoding STY4528 family pathogenicity island replication protein → MAVDDATSRAPRKGPVALADLFDSALKDLTPKISEPASARTSGDGFLFSGNRHESVPRRLFLDRRLTPLERNAWQVFRMMLNEDGVTAFPTYEQLRPWLASTPCAGQASHETVARALTLLRLTRWLSLVRRRRDPKTGRILGNLYVLHDEPLTPFEAIQLDADYLELVSQSLSHSAKAVQMVGLNTLKEIAEDPLLSGRTLPSRLQVLAERLAQQGIAVCESYPQEDATHDSEEGASSLLRNGEHHSSESEAGLNSRHDGTLRNPKQDRTVRSKSNNKIRTTAHEGERVRGTPDVRMPDRFLALKEEQQAGALVALQQVDASLRQAVLDEWADRCRGSTIRNPAGYLFGIIQRAIRGEFNAWAKQAEMASLAPPPACNEPPVAPRNVVPTEVARQNIEQLRDLLRKA, encoded by the coding sequence ATGGCCGTGGATGACGCAACGTCGCGAGCACCACGCAAAGGCCCCGTAGCACTCGCCGATTTGTTCGACAGCGCGCTGAAAGACCTTACGCCTAAAATCAGCGAGCCCGCGTCTGCGCGTACGTCCGGAGACGGTTTCCTGTTCAGCGGCAATCGGCATGAGAGCGTACCGCGGCGGCTGTTCCTCGATCGACGTCTGACGCCACTGGAGCGCAATGCATGGCAAGTGTTCCGGATGATGCTCAACGAGGATGGCGTCACCGCGTTCCCGACATACGAGCAACTTCGACCATGGCTAGCGTCAACGCCCTGCGCAGGACAAGCCTCCCACGAAACCGTGGCCCGCGCCTTGACGCTATTGCGCCTGACACGCTGGTTGAGTCTGGTGCGCAGACGCCGCGACCCTAAGACCGGACGCATCCTCGGCAACCTGTATGTGCTGCACGATGAGCCCTTGACTCCGTTCGAGGCGATACAGCTTGACGCCGACTATCTGGAGCTGGTCAGCCAATCACTGAGCCATTCTGCAAAGGCTGTGCAAATGGTTGGACTCAACACGCTTAAGGAAATCGCGGAAGACCCGCTGCTGTCAGGCCGCACGTTGCCATCGCGCCTGCAGGTGCTTGCCGAACGCCTGGCTCAACAAGGCATAGCTGTATGCGAGAGTTATCCACAAGAAGACGCCACCCACGATTCCGAAGAAGGGGCTTCAAGCCTTCTTCGGAATGGCGAACACCATTCTTCGGAATCCGAAGCGGGGCTGAATTCCAGGCACGACGGCACTCTTCGGAATCCGAAGCAGGACCGTACTGTACGTAGTAAAAGTAATAATAAAATACGTACTACCGCGCATGAGGGTGAGCGTGTGCGAGGGACGCCGGATGTTCGCATGCCTGATCGCTTCCTCGCGCTGAAGGAAGAGCAGCAGGCGGGCGCATTGGTTGCGTTACAGCAGGTCGATGCGTCACTGCGGCAAGCCGTGCTGGATGAATGGGCGGACCGCTGTCGAGGCTCGACCATTCGCAATCCAGCGGGATATTTGTTCGGCATCATCCAGCGCGCCATCCGGGGTGAGTTCAATGCGTGGGCCAAGCAAGCCGAGATGGCATCACTGGCTCCTCCTCCTGCGTGCAATGAGCCACCAGTGGCACCGCGCAATGTGGTTCCGACCGAGGTAGCCCGGCAGAACATCGAACAGCTACGCGACCTTCTGCGCAAGGCCTGA
- a CDS encoding PFL_4669 family integrating conjugative element protein → MATNEPLQLNLGSLRSAMSLTLHTHHASRIWHGRAAAEGRPGIVGLNGYIAVMNKMKRGSEQDDPYSDWWMLRIEEKLDQTKTTLQSLREQVDQALAGVPAALSLGENLNVQPVKLPLFVNAQLGFAAVYLLADYDDIARKLILAHHTALIDRSTLERWLNEGAHALRSLFSLAQQYRYSGCTRDDFAAKNAAARVALEKFGELPQDVLEGTRRSKFSPPIVRRGLQQRGDSAAAAAPPTDESTAADPAEASTVEDEQA, encoded by the coding sequence ATGGCAACCAATGAACCTTTGCAATTGAATCTCGGCTCGCTGCGCAGCGCGATGTCGCTGACGCTGCATACCCATCACGCATCCCGCATTTGGCATGGCCGCGCTGCCGCCGAGGGGCGACCGGGCATCGTCGGCCTGAACGGCTACATCGCCGTGATGAACAAGATGAAGCGCGGCTCGGAGCAGGACGACCCATACAGCGATTGGTGGATGTTGCGCATCGAGGAAAAACTCGACCAGACCAAAACCACGCTGCAATCGCTGCGCGAACAGGTGGACCAGGCATTGGCGGGCGTCCCCGCCGCATTGAGCCTGGGCGAGAACCTCAACGTGCAGCCGGTTAAATTGCCCCTCTTCGTCAACGCCCAGCTCGGCTTTGCTGCGGTCTATCTCCTGGCCGACTATGACGACATCGCCCGCAAGCTGATCCTTGCCCATCACACCGCACTCATCGACCGCAGCACGCTGGAGCGCTGGCTCAACGAGGGTGCGCATGCGCTGCGCAGCCTGTTCAGCCTGGCACAGCAATACCGCTACTCGGGCTGCACTCGGGACGATTTCGCGGCCAAGAATGCGGCGGCGCGGGTCGCGCTGGAAAAATTCGGCGAGCTGCCGCAAGACGTACTAGAAGGCACACGACGCTCGAAGTTTTCGCCGCCCATCGTGCGCCGCGGGCTCCAACAGCGCGGTGATAGCGCTGCCGCAGCCGCACCTCCCACCGACGAAAGCACTGCCGCCGATCCGGCCGAGGCCAGCACCGTCGAGGACGAACAGGCATGA
- a CDS encoding DUF3158 family protein, translating to MSDTNREPRYFRGLEQPAFMRLEHAASLKGLLKPFKGKGDFETWASQCFAMRDEVIALAQRQVLPQACGHPFHLLPIELAQQSTGAGTAFLRWRRHDRSAMGVALWQELIASTSTPVNLLADLHAIELQRITLNMQISLLHTLGRQAQECASKASEADAAYLRRLTSLPAAMRD from the coding sequence ATGAGCGACACGAACCGCGAACCGCGCTACTTCCGTGGTCTGGAACAGCCAGCCTTCATGCGGCTGGAACACGCGGCCTCTCTAAAAGGCCTTTTAAAGCCTTTTAAAGGTAAAGGGGACTTCGAGACCTGGGCCAGTCAGTGCTTCGCGATGCGCGACGAGGTGATTGCCCTGGCGCAGCGACAGGTGCTGCCACAGGCGTGCGGGCACCCCTTCCACCTGCTGCCCATAGAGCTGGCCCAACAGTCCACTGGCGCAGGCACGGCCTTTTTGCGCTGGCGCAGGCACGACAGGTCAGCCATGGGCGTGGCGCTGTGGCAGGAACTGATCGCCAGCACCAGCACGCCCGTCAACTTGCTGGCCGATCTGCACGCGATCGAGCTTCAGCGCATCACGTTGAACATGCAGATCAGCCTGCTGCACACCCTGGGCAGGCAGGCGCAGGAATGCGCCAGCAAGGCCAGCGAAGCGGATGCCGCCTATCTGCGTCGGCTCACGTCCCTCCCCGCCGCGATGCGCGATTGA
- a CDS encoding single-stranded DNA-binding protein, whose translation MSTHFSGEGNIGSPPEYREFPNGNDEPSRLLRLNVYFDNPVPKKDGSFDDRGGFWAPVELWHRDAEHWKDLYQKGMRVLVVGRMERESWTDNEDQPRETWQINARSVGILPYRIESVTLSPKHQEAETKPQAAQETTATKEAKRRK comes from the coding sequence ATGAGCACGCATTTTTCTGGCGAAGGCAACATCGGCTCGCCACCGGAATATCGCGAATTCCCCAATGGCAACGACGAGCCCAGCCGCCTCCTGCGCCTGAACGTCTATTTCGATAACCCCGTTCCCAAGAAGGACGGTTCTTTCGACGATCGCGGAGGCTTTTGGGCGCCCGTCGAACTCTGGCACCGCGATGCCGAGCACTGGAAGGATCTGTACCAGAAAGGCATGCGCGTGCTGGTCGTCGGCCGCATGGAGCGTGAATCTTGGACGGACAACGAGGATCAGCCACGCGAAACCTGGCAGATCAACGCGCGTAGCGTCGGCATCCTGCCGTACCGCATTGAGTCCGTGACCCTTAGCCCGAAGCACCAAGAGGCAGAGACGAAGCCCCAAGCCGCCCAGGAAACGACTGCGACGAAAGAGGCGAAACGTAGGAAATGA